The following are from one region of the Hemitrygon akajei chromosome 6, sHemAka1.3, whole genome shotgun sequence genome:
- the LOC140729314 gene encoding transmembrane 4 L6 family member 1-like, with amino-acid sequence MCTGKCSRCIGVTLIPLAGACLAANLLLFFPDFKLKYVQENDMLTPEILYLGGIVGGGILIFFPGLHIHATGTGGCCANRCGMFLSLIFAVLGAAGSIYCLVQSTLGLINGPTCLDTSGNWSRPFYYNSELSELSEDSYLFKPDSWSLCVEPKNVVVFNVALFALQIACSALEFILCTIQAINGFFGCLCGTCNKRRARPV; translated from the exons ATGTGTACAGGGAAGTGCTCCCGCTGCATCGGAGTGACCCTGATCCCCCTCGCCGGTGCCTGTCTCGCAGCCAACTTGCTCCTTTTCTTCCCAGACTTCAAGCTCAAGTATGTGCAGGAGAACGACATGCTGACGCCGGAGATCCTGTACCTCGGAGGGATTGTCGGTGGTGGAATATTG ATTTTCTTTCCGGGGCTGCACATCCACGCGACTGGAACTGGGGGATGCTGTGCCAACAGGTGTGGG ATGTTCCTCTCCTTAATCTTCGCGGTGCTGGGCGCAGCCGGCTCCATCTACTGTCTGGTCCAGTCTACCTTGGGACTGATCAATGGACCAACCTGCCTGGACACGTCAGGCAACTGGAGCAGACCCTTCTATTACAACTCCGAGCTGTCAGAGCTAAG CGAGGACAGTTACCTGTTTAAACCGGACTCTTGGAGTTTGTGTGTAGAACCGAAGAATGTGGTTGTTTTCAACGTGGCTCTCTTTGCTCTGCAAATTGCCTGCAGTGCTCTGGAGTTCATCCTATGTACCATCCAGGCCATCAACGGGTTCTTTGGCTGCCTCTGTGGAACGTGCAATAAACGCAGGGCG AGGCCTGTATGA